TGTGTCAGCCTATTTTTAATTTACCGCTTCATTATTTTATTGTGTGTCAGACTATTTCTACTTTACTGCATGGCCATTGCCCTTACGCTCACTGCCCACCATGAGAACACCTCGCATCACGGCCGATCCCTCCCTCCCCGCGACGTACCACTGCATGTCCCGCGTCGCCGGGCGCCTTCCCCTCCTCGACGATTCCGCCAAGCACAAGCTCCTCAACATCCTCCACCACCTCGCCCGCTTCTGCGACATCGACATCATCACCTTCTGCATGATGTCCAACCACTTCCATCTCCTCATCCGCGTCCCGCCCAAACCCCTACCC
Above is a genomic segment from Verrucomicrobiia bacterium containing:
- a CDS encoding transposase produces the protein MRTPRITADPSLPATYHCMSRVAGRLPLLDDSAKHKLLNILHHLARFCDIDIITFCMMSNHFHLLIRVPPKPLP